The Methanobrevibacter millerae genome includes the window TCAACCATGAACAGAAAAATTCAAGAACACGTGTAGGTGCACCATTATCTCATGCAATACATGATCATGGATTATGCACTGACATAGACTTTAAAAATAATTGTATTCCGCAAAAAAACATAGCCACTTTCTATAGATTGAGAAAATGGAATAAAAAAATTAGAATTTCCGGATCAAGAGAGCGCAACCTTGCATCTGCCCTATCTCAGCTTGATAGAAAATGCTCAAACCTTGCTCTTCCGCGTACTGTCCGTGAAAATGCATCCGTGATGTATAGGAAGGCACTTGAAAATAAGCTGATTAGGGGAAGAACAATTGAAGGAGTAATAGCTGCAGTGATATATATTGCCTGCAGATTAAATAGGATTCCAAGAACATTGGCTGAGGTTTCTGTAGAATCCGAAGCAAGCTCAAAGGAAATTGGAAGAACCTACAGATTTTTAGCCCGTGAATTGAAAATTAGATTGCATCCAACTTCACCTGCAGATTACATTCCAAGATTTGCAACAAAGCTTGATGCTTCAAACGACCTGGAAATCAAGGCCATCAGAATTGTTGAAAAGTCAAGAAATGAAGGACTTACCAATGGAAAAGGTCCAAGCGGAATTGCTGCTGCAGCATTATACATCGCATCACTTTTGGTTAATGAAAGGAAAAGCCAGAAGAATGTTGCTGAAGTTGCAGGAGTAACAGAAGTAACTCTCAGAAACAGGTATAAGGAATTATCAGAAAACTTAAATCTTGCATTAATATAATATATATTATTGATGTTGTGAATTATTCAACGGAAAGTGGATTTCCACTTTCTATGTTTTATTTGTGCCAAAATAACTATTAAATAATTAGGTGAGAAATATGGGTGACATGTGGGGATTAACTGCAAGAGGAATCTGTGAATATGATGGTAAAATTTTGCTTTTAAAGGTACGCTCCCGTTCAAGTCATGATGCGGAAAAATGGGAAATCCCTGGTGGTAAAGTTAAAAAAGGAGAATTTTTTGATCAGGCTCTTAAAAGAGAGTTCATTGAAGAGACGGGCCTTGAAATCAACATTGAATCATTGTATAATGTAATTCAAAATGACTATACTGCATGCAAGACCAATGAAAAGGTAAAATCAATTCAGCTAATAATGAAAGTGTCATCAACAACAGATCATGTTGAAATAAGTGAAGAGCATGATGAGTATAAATGGTTTACTCGTGAGGAACTCGGGGAACTGATTGATGGTGAAATGCTTTCAAAAGCTGCAATGAACTCATTTAAAAAAGTAGAATTGGGAGGAAATCTATGATTTGTCCAAACTGTGGAGGCTGGGTTGATGAAGGAGAGCCAATGTGCTCATGCGGAACATCATTTGGAGAGGATTATCAACAGGAATATACATGTCCTGAATGTCATGGAATGTTTATGATGGATGAATTTGATAATAACTGTCCGTTTTGTGGTGCTCCAATTAAAAGAGATGATTATTTTTATTAATTTTTTACTATTTTTTTTAACATGTTGAAAGAATTAATATTTTAATCTAAAAGTAATTAAAATGCTTTAAATTCTTAATAATCTTTAGTTTTTGGTATCATTGGTTAATAACTCCTTTTTTTATATAAAAATATATTTTTTTGGTGTTATGGTGATGGTTTTTTTTATTGTGGGGGTTTTTTATCTGTTTATTTGTTTTTTGAGTTTTTCTATTTCTTTTTTGAGTTTTTGGTTTTCTTTGTTTTTTTCTTTTAATTTCAGGTCTTTTTCTTCTAGTTTCTGGTCTTTTTCTTCTAGTTTTATGCCTTGTTCTTTTAGTTTCTGGTCTTTTTCTTTCATTTGTATTTCTGTTCTTTCTTTGTATGTTAATCCTTCTAGGTTTTTTTGGAATATGGATTCTGATATCATGGTTAATAACTCCCTTATTTTATTTATATCATCTCTAAAATGAAATTTAATCATTTTTTTGAGAACTTGGTGTAAATCTAATTCAAGATTGGGTTCCATCTGGTCAATTTGTGAAAACAAATAGGCTAGTCTTTCCATTGTTTCTTTTTGTTTAGTAAATATTGCAATATATGCAAAATACATTGCTTCTTTTTGGGTAAACTCTTTCTTATTCTTTATTTTATTTTTTAATATTTTTAATCTTTTTGAAATTTTTTCTCTT containing:
- a CDS encoding transcription initiation factor IIB, producing MKNQRVLKKRPKKVIIEENTTVSCPECSSTDFDHDSSRGEISCKHCGTVIDENMIDNGPEWRAFNHEQKNSRTRVGAPLSHAIHDHGLCTDIDFKNNCIPQKNIATFYRLRKWNKKIRISGSRERNLASALSQLDRKCSNLALPRTVRENASVMYRKALENKLIRGRTIEGVIAAVIYIACRLNRIPRTLAEVSVESEASSKEIGRTYRFLARELKIRLHPTSPADYIPRFATKLDASNDLEIKAIRIVEKSRNEGLTNGKGPSGIAAAALYIASLLVNERKSQKNVAEVAGVTEVTLRNRYKELSENLNLALI
- a CDS encoding NUDIX domain-containing protein; protein product: MGDMWGLTARGICEYDGKILLLKVRSRSSHDAEKWEIPGGKVKKGEFFDQALKREFIEETGLEINIESLYNVIQNDYTACKTNEKVKSIQLIMKVSSTTDHVEISEEHDEYKWFTREELGELIDGEMLSKAAMNSFKKVELGGNL